In Bos javanicus breed banteng chromosome Y, ARS-OSU_banteng_1.0, whole genome shotgun sequence, the DNA window AGGGAGAATTTGGGAATAGGCAAGGGGAATCATGGGAAGTCTATAGAGTCAGAAAATGACAGTTTGACAGAACGTGCGCAGGGGGTGTTGGTCCATGCGGAATATCTGGGTTTGCTAACCCTGTTACCTCTTAAAGGCAGGCTTTCTGCCCTCCCGTAGAGACTGGGCAACGGGCCCTATCCTTAAGTTTTGAGTGGAGCACATAGGCACTTCTATTGGCAGCCTTGAGTTTTCGTAGGTGGGGACTTTAAAGGGGTGGGGGTCATCCAAGGCATGCAGCCTTGAGCCGTTGGAAACTTAAAGACCCAGGTGCAGGCCTTACTGAGAAAGGGCTCCGTGGAGCCTTGCTCAAATTTGGCTAAGGTGAGAGTCGTTTTCCCTTGAAAGCAGAGAAACTCGAAGAGTGTGGATTGGGCCCTGCTCCCACCGCCGCTTGGAGCTGGGACAGCCTTCCCCAGGCGGTGGGGAGACCAAGCACATTTGCTTTTTCAGGTGTCCAGCAGAACGAGATCACACAGAAGCCATCAACCTCCACCATCACCCTGGTGACCAACACGGATTCGTCGCCCCTGGTCCCCAGCTCAGGACCCACGAGCACCCTTGCATCTTCGGTCAGCCCGCCCATCGCCACCGCTTCAGCTGATGTCGCTGCAGGCACCGCCGAGTACGCTAGCAGAGTGAGTGCCCGTGGTTGGATTGGGGAAGCCCAGCTTTGGGTCTTTCCAGGAATTAAAGGGGACCAGGAAGTGGTGGAATCCCTCCCCAACTCGCCTGTTCTCTTGGCCTGGTCCTTGTTAGGGATGTGGTGGCCAGGCTTGCCTGCTCTGTGTTCACTTGTGGGCACACTCTCCATTTAGGTTCTgtcttctgtcttttaaaatttattttattgaagtataggtgatgtAGAAGGGTGTATTAATTTCGACGGTACAAgacaatgattcagttatatacacgcatactttttcatattcctttccattatggcttaccacaggatattgattgtcgttccctgtgctacacaggaggaccttgttgtttattttacgtATAAGAGTTTGCACCTGGTAATCCCAGATTCCCAAAGCGTCCCGTCCAccaccccagccctcctctcTACTTCTCTCTTAATTTGCCGAGTGCTTTCATGCTCACTGTCTAATCCGGGCAAGTAAAGCTTGCTGTCAGATGAGGGTGCTCTGGAGTGATGTGCAGGTTCATGTCTGGAGGACCCGGGGAGTGAAAATCACCACCAGAATTGCAGCTGTCTGGGGAGTCCCTTCTGCTCCCTGCTGGGGCCTAGAACAGGAGTTGCTACACAGCTGTAGAATGAAAGCGGGTTTTTGAGTGAACACCTAATGTCTTTTGAGAGAAAGCCTAATGTCTCATTGGGCTTCATATCAGTAACACTTTTGTTTAATGTGTACAATTTgtaaggtctttattgaatttgttgtaaTATTGCTGTACTTTCCTTCTTTCAAAACGTTTTGGTGTCGTTGACTACAAGGCTTGGGGAATCTTATCTCCCTGAGTAGGGAATCAAAACCGTACCCCCCACATTGGAAGGCTAGGTCTCAACCAGTGGGGTTTCATGGACGTCCTCAcacccatgttacagatgagcacACTGAGATCTGGCCAGGTCAAACAGGTTGTCCGGGGTCACATAATCCGTGAATGTCTAATTGGCATTTGAATGGTAGCAGCCAGGATCTAGAATCCCCGCTTGACCTGCCTTAGAGCTCGCTTGTGAATTCACACCAGGCCGGCTGACCACGGCTGTCCGCTGTCCCCAGACTGATTGTTCTTACATGTGGCTTTTTAAAGCAACCCTGCTCAAGAGTGAGTGTGGCTAAAGAGGAAACATCCAGGTCTTGGGGTTAGGGCTCTTAGTTAGTACTTCTGTCCCCCCATTTTGCATAAAAGACCAGGTTTTATCCAGTCTCAGAGTTTCAGAACATTCAGGGTTCCCCTTTCAGGTGTGGTCACATGCTCAAGGTTTTTGACTTACCTGTTCATCACCTTGAACAAGGATTGACTTCGTGTTTTCATTGACAGTGACTTCATACCTCAAGCGTGAAAATCACTTtatgtatgaaatagaaaattccaTATTTTGTGTAGGAAAATCGAGGCCAATTCTTTCAGTTGTTACATATACAGTGTTCTGTAACTCATAACGCAAGTCAGCACAcagattttcaaatgagaaagatgaaaaattccGTATTTCGTGTTACCTTGTTTATGCGCAATTCAACGTGAAATACCAGAATTTCATATTTCGCGGGGAAAAGCTCCGTGCCTGGAGTTTCAAATGCCGACGTAGAGAAACCCATATTCAAGGCAGGAAAATCGGTGCCCGGATGTTCATTCATTAAATACAGAGAACTGCATGTTTCATGTAGGAAAATCACGACCCAGATTCTCCTACATGAAATATAAACAGTTCATTAGCTCATGGACTAAGTCTCTGCCACGATTTTCTTACAGAGGAAAGATAAGGACATGTAAGGAAATCCGTACTCAACAGAGGAAAAATCAGTGCCCCGGATTACATACGTAAAGTCATCAAAATTCCGTATTTTGTGTGCTAAAATCAGTGGCCTGATGTTCCTAAGTTTAATACACGACATTCCAGATTTCATGTGCAAAAGTCAGCACCCAGGTTTTCATACGGGAAATACACAGAATTCCAAATTTCATGCCGGCAAATAACACGTGCACCCATGATTCATATAACATATAGAGAATTCCATTTCCCTTTTGGGAAGTTTGTGGTGAGATTTTCACAGGTGAAACAGAGAGAATGCCACATTTCTTGGCAGAAAACTTAATGCATGTATTCTTTCGGGAAATAACGAGTTCCGCGCTTCACGTAAAAGACTGTTGCCCACGTGTCCAAATGTGACACAAACCTGGACTTCTCTGTGTAGAGAGAGATTTAGAGACGAAACATCTCTCAATCCGGAGATGCTAAGAACAGTGTCCCGCTAAGAGCCATGACTCACCAGTGCCAGAGGAATTGAAGTCTGCGCATTTATTGTACAGAGGCGCTTTCAAAGTAGCTCTGTTCTCATCCAGCCCCCAGGTGAGAACACACGCCAGCCTACCCCATCAGCCCAGGCCTGTGGGACTGGGACAGGTGAGAGGATCAACCTAGGACACCCTTTTAAGGAGTGATGTTTCAAACTGGCAAAGGCTGCACGTAGCAGCGCTAAGTGCTGCTACAGTTCCCAAACCTTAGAGAAAAGGGCAAGCTGTGTTCATATGGCTGGTCATGTCGGGGAAAGAATGCTCCTTCACCTGAGGACAGAAAACCCTTTGTGGCCGGGTGTCCTAAGGGCTGTGCGTAGCCCCTCTTCTGTGCCGGGGAGTCTGGCCCACTCTGGCTCTGCTCCTTAGCATCCTCCCTGACTTGCCTCAGGTGCTTTTGGcctgcctctcctttctcctcaggGATCCGTGTTTACACTTACATGCCTGTTTACATGTACAGCTTGCTCCGTGGGTGAGATCCCTGGGCTTTTCTccagggcttttctccagtgtttcTGCCGCCCCAAGATCGTCGTACTTTACACAAGCTCTTTCATGTTTTCAGTGTGCATTCTTCCATCCCCCAGCCAGGCCAGTTCAGAGAgttcacacacacattttgccCAGCGCACATGTGTTTGCAcgcgcgtgcacgcacacacacactcatacacacactcacacactcacacaccaacAATTCTGAAAAGCAACTTGCACACATGCGGAACTTTGGTTTACTGATCCAGGATAATGGACTTTGGTAAGCaccgctctttttttttttttttgccccggTTGATGTTTTCACTCGCTAATTGATCAAGTCAGTGTCCTCTTCTACTTCTATGGTATATCGTGGAAGGTGAATGGGAATGGCTCATGAGTGGGACTGATATCCAAAGAGGTTGGCAGGGTTGGAAGTCCTCACTGTGGACAGCGGAGTGACCTGTGCCTGTGTTCTCTACTCCTGTTGCCTTGGACTGGTTCACCGTGCCAGTCGGGTTGGTGTGATTCCATTCCCTGGGCTTTCCTTCCAGAAACGACACAGAAATAGCAAGGGACTTTGAACTTGAAATTGATCTCGCACCGCCTTTTCCCTAGGCTATAGAAGGTCACTGAGGACAAGAACTCTTTCACAACTTTCTCTGTACAGAAAGGCAAGCCCCAATTCCTATCACCTGGGTGATGATTTACTTACAATCATGAAGAAATTCTGCATGGGCAATGCCAGTTGAATGATCAACACAAGGACACATGGGTAGGGGTAAACGTTAGTGTATTTCAACCGTGCGGTGCTGTTTACAGAACACTTAACAAGTCAACCCCAAACCGTTcctgacagagaaaaaaaaaaaatttcctgacaTATGCATTCCTGCAACATCTTTGCCCTCTGTGATCCTAATCAATATTCTCCCTGCAATGAGTGATATTCCTGCACGTCGGGCATTACTGTAAGTGTGTGGGTATTCTTGTTTCCACATGTGGGTCACTGTTAACTATTCCTGTGATAAAGCATTTCTTGATGTGCACAAATATCATGGAAGTCTTTCAAAAAGTCACAATTCAAGATGTTGGAAGCATTTGatccaggaaggaaagaataggtCCAATTCACATGCAGTCTAACAAAGATACGCAAACTTAACCAAAGAAGGAGTGAATACGAGCAATACCACGCATGTAGGTTGAATAGGGACGTGCAAGAACTCAGACAGATATGGCAGCAGAGCTGTGCATAATGGCACAAGCATGGGTGCAACATGAAAGAGGACAGGAGGCATAGGCAGACCCACAGGAAGAAACATCAACTCACATTCATGGGCAAACACAATGGAGACACCCAGTCTTCATTCtaaacagaggaaaacatgaaCACATCCAGGGCACAGGAAGCAAATGCAGCTCAGGCTGGTGGAGCCAGAATGCGCGTGAATTCATCACTAAACCGGCGAGTCTCACACGCATCGATATTCGGCGGAAGAAAACCTTACACGACACATCCAAGTGTGCAGTCAACTCTAAGAGCACCTAGCCTTTAGGGCCCAAGTGAAAGCCCTAGAGAGCCTGGGACACAAGTCACGGCAAGTCTCCAGAGGATGACCATCCAGTCAACGAAGACTATCTCTGCACTCCACTCGAGGACAGGTCAGAGCTAATGCCAACCCTGGTCCTGAAGCACTGGCAGGAAATATTAGGCACTGGGGGACCCTGTCCTAAACTTTTCTTGTCTTTAACTTCTTTGCAATGCCTTACGGAAACTTCTGAATGTGGGTAAATGCCATGCAGTCCCTAGAATGAGCCCAGTCTAAGGTCCCGAAAACCATGCCCCAGTATGCCATCTCACACCCGCTGTCGAGTTATCACACCatagtttctgctttgttttgttttgaactaGGACTGGGAAAGACACGTACCAGCCTGCCGGAGCCCCACGGATTCTTGGACGTTGACAGATTCAGAAAGTAAGAAGACAtgtttccagtgtctcctgggctGCTTGTTCAGAAAGCACCCAGAGACGGCCAAGCCTTGCCTTCTAGCGCTGTAGATGCGTCTCTGGAGAAGGGGCAAAGCTGGGGTGTACATGGCCAAATGCAAAAGCTGGCCCTGGGCAGGAGATCTCATGCAGGGCACCGTGAAGAGGACATCCATGAAACCTGTGAACTTTACCCTTTGCCCTCAAAAGAGATGCTGCTTCAGGGAGAAAAGTTGTAGGGTGAGAACTTCATGCGAGACAGAACTTCATGTGCGACATCACCCTCAGGCATGCCCACGGTGGAGCCCTTCTATCTGGGATGAGAGGACAACAGTGGGGGGACAGACGTTGAACTCTGCCTGCTCCATTCGTGCCAGTCTGTCTTTTGCTCAATCCAGAGGTGGACGCGATTCCAGAAAGCAGTCATCTACTTCAGAAGGACCACCCTAAGTGCCGACCAGTCCCTCAGTGAGCTCCATATGCTCCAGCTGTTCCCACTGGCCCTTGGCCCACACAGTAGTGGCAAAGCCCTAGATGAAGGACAGCTCCTTTGTGGTTGAAAACATTCTGTGCTGAGCCATTCCACAAGGAAGAGAAACTGTCACCAGAGGGCTGGTGAgaaaaaatgctttttctacagCTTGGCCTGACAGAGGGCCTTGGGCAAAGACCTTAAGCCTTCCTGGAAAAAGGGATATTGACCCctgagctgcagcagcagcagcagcagcagcagcagcatgggacacAGACCACATGGCTGCATAGGCTCACCCTAACAGCCTCTTTCCCCTCACTTCTGCCCCGGACACGCTATACCGAAGCTGAGTTCTTGGAAAAAATAACAGAGTTCACATGAGCTCTAACATCTACGATGGgatctgttttcctttatctgaTTCCTTGcaatttctcttttcccctggTCACCTTTGCCAGAAACTAGTATCCTCACTGCCTTCCCACCCCTCACTTTCTCCCTAGGCCACAGCCCCCCTCCATATACCTTATACACAATGCCCTAAGATGTTACCTGGAACCCTAGCTCTGGGAAGCAGACTCTCAGCAAAGCTGACCGTGCACTcatatacacactcatacacatgtGGCCTTCGAGGTTCATAGCGAGTTCAATGATAAggcttttcctttgttctgtaCCCTTATTCAAGTGTATGATGATAGGCAACAGAGAAGATACCTGGGCCACCACCTTCCAACAGAATTGCATTCCACTGTTTCAATCTCTGGCCCTTGTTCACCAGGCCCTTTCCACGAACAGCCACATTTCCCTTGTAAAATTGCCAGACCCACAGTCAGTAGGCCCCTCATCTTCCTTCTCcgtcctccccaacccccaccccataGGAAGAAAGTCACCCCCTGACACAACCCCAACATACGACTTAGCCCCCTCTATGAATCTCCACAGACTGGTAATTCCCACGCGGTGAACTGACACTCGTACATGCAGCTGAAGTGTTTGTCCTGAGGACCTGCCCAAACAATACACGCACACATGCAgctgatgctttttatttttcctttgcaatGAATTCAGGGTTACTGGTGTCTCACTGTCGATCCACTTCAGCACCAGACCACTCTTCACTACTTTCCCGTCCAAGAGAACTATGCTGGCCATTGGTCTTCACGTGAAGCAGCTTCTTCGGTTTTCTGTTTTAGGTGAAGGGGGGCACGCCATCGTTAAGTGTCTCAAAAGCTGGGGGGATCGGGTTCCTTTcaaaacagagagacagagatatgtACACTTACCCTCCCCGGAAACTCTAAAGACAGCTTGATTCTTTCAAGTCAGTTCCCAGGGGGGTGTGTCTGTGAACGTTTACATGCCCTAGAAGCACAGAGTAAAAAACAGGTATCCCAGTCTTCAGCgtagaactatttacaatagctaggacgtggaagcagcctacgtgtccatcagcagatgaagggataagGAAGTTGGAGTACACATACACAGCGGTGTCTTACACAGCACTAACGTGGAACGCGTccatgtcagttctaatgagatggaatgAACGTGGAGCCTACTATACcgcgtgaagtaagtcagaaagagaaagacaaaccctGTCCGTTCACACAAATATATGGAGTTGAGGACCTTGTACGTGGTGCTGAACATccaacatgcagggcagcaaagaagTAACAgacatataaagaacagactttggccTCAGTGGGAGGTGGTGACGGTGGGTCAATGTGAGAGAGTAGCCCCAAAACGTTTACATTAGCTTATGCAcaacagatgaccagtgcgagTTTGACGCGTGCAGCAAGGCAACCAAAGTCATGTTGTGGGGCAACCCAGACAGCCAGGCAGGGGAGGTCGGTGGGTGGCGGGTTCGGCATTTGGGGGGACACGTGTATCCCTATCGGTGATTCATGTTGGCCCATGTACAGCAAAACCTGTCACGGTATTGTAAAGTCAtgatcctccagttaaaataaataaaagaggattCTCCATAATCCTGCAGAGCGGTCAGTATGCTGAGAATGAGGGTGGCAGGAAAAAGATGCAAAcgcaaattaaaaaccaaaacgaGCGTGGTGATCAGAATCGAATCAAATGATGGGTCACTGGGGGAACCGCCTTGCACAAAGGAGACTCACAGGCCTTTTTGGAAATGGGACTTCATGAGGAAGAGCAGGTGGGTCCCAATTTAAGAGGAGCCTGAGGCTGGACTTGTTGGCCATGGAATGACGGTTCAGCGATGTGCAGCTGCCTCAGATATAAACTGCAGTGGCTTTGGCCTGTCCAGGCCACTTCATCCACCTCAAGCTTCTCTACTTAGAACCTGTTCTTCACCCCAGTTCTCTACCCTTGCTGTCCCTTGCTGATTCCCTCATGCCCTGGTGTCACTGTGTACTCCACGGAGTCTCAGTGTCTTCACAAGTGGAATAAATGACCCAAGTTTCTGGACAACACTTATGCCAGTGCTCGGCCGCTGGGTGCCTCACCTCTCGTTCTCCTGGTACCTTTCGTGGTGCAGCCTTCCTCCTCACATAGTACTGCAAAGGATTGGGCCACAGATCCCTTATGATGATCTGCCAGGGAAATGAGCAAGGTCAGCACAGGCCTGGCCAGACCATGAGCCCTCCCGTGCACGGCCAACAACTCCGACATAAGTCACCCGTTCTGGCCCAGTGGCCACGTGGGACCCCACCTCAGCAATCCAGTCAGATCCTGTGAAATTGTGGTCAAAGAACCAGTTGAAGAAGTTAACGCTGCTGTCGTGGTGCCTGCGCCTGTATGCCTTCTGTTCAAAGCCCTGGTGCCACTGAACTGGAGTGGAACGAGATGCGTGGTATCCTGCAGGAAAAGCAGTTTGGGAGAAAGACCTAAATCACTTTTCGATTCAACCTAGACTTTTCTGCCCCCAACCACCGGGCCACCGCCCGCCACCcctacccacccccgcccccacccaagaTCCAGGGAGCAGCTTCTCACCAGTGACCTTCATCAGGTACTCCTTGACAATCACTTCATTCTGGAAATACCTATTCCTCCGAAAGGACAATGTGATCTTGCAGTGACGAGTGGGATGCCTGAATTCCTCCACCTGCCAGGACAAAGTgtgcggggtggggtgggtgtgaaACCTCTTTACAGAAGAGCTGTCCTTTCCTGTGTTAGGGATAGACcatgccctctcccctccccagtcacCTCCCCTCCACAATCATCAGTGTCCCCTGCCTGACCTCCAAGTTGGTCATGAAGTGAAGCATGTCTGCATCTTGCTTGCTCATCAAAACTGACATTTGGGGGTGGTTCATAAACTGCTTTAGGTCAAGGAGCCTCTAGATGCTAGAGGTAAAAGTGCTGGAAGAACAAAGCTAGCCTAAAGACTAGAATGGCCCTCCCTGTTTGACTTCAACTTGCTACTGGTTAACTCGTCACATTTCGGTTCACGCGGGCTATATGAATGCCGCACAAGGTCCAAGGCTGTGCCCATGAATGCCCTACCACGAGGAGGTTCTCTTCCTAACCGGATAAGCTTCATCTCAGCCCCTTGAAAGTTAGCTTACTTCGGGAAAACAAGCACTCCTAGCTAGAACCCGTAGGACCGCTTacacttccccacccctcccccattccaGACAAGCCTTCTCTCCGAAGAGACCCTGGTGCTAATGACAATTCTGATTGGGACCTCTCAAAGTATAGCCTAACTATCAATTTGGGCTAGCCAGAACAGCAAGGACATCACACCTACGATCAGGAACAGATATGCAGGACGGTAACCAATACCCACCATCCAGAAAAGTAAATACGGTACCAGAACTGCCAGATCTGTAAACTGTTCCTGCCATAGCCcggcttaaacaaacaaacaaacacaaaactcaCAAGCACCACACCAAGGGATACAACTTCGACCCAGAAGCCACGGATGCCCTGGATGATGGCGCTTCTGTGTTCTAGATGCACCTTCCGCCGCTGACTGGTCTTATGTTTCAGGCGAGCATGCGCCCTTTGGGCTTTCTGATTCACGGGCTCCAGCTCCAGCTGCAGGGCCGCCAGCGCCTCCAGTGCAGGCCGGTCACTCAGGGCTCCGGGCCTTGGATGGTCGTGGACATGCTCCTCCGAGGACACCTGCTCCTGCTCCTCGTAtgccaccacctccacctcctccatgaCGTCCAACACCAGCAGCTGGAACTCCTGCCCGAGTCCCgccacctctccctcctccacagcCGCACCTTCCTCCACTGCCTCCACCCAGAAGAGGGCGGCCTCCTCGCCTGGCGCACCACCTGCGGCCTGCATCGCCTCTGCCGCCCCCACCGGACTGGAaggccccagggcccctccctCATGAAGACCCGGGctcacaactaagatccaggatCCCGGAGTGCTGCCGCCTTCCTCTGGCCCCGTCTCACTCTCCATGGTATTCTCGCCGAAGCCCGGAGCTGCAAACAAGCTGGACGCTAGAGCACGGCAGACGGCCCTCACGGGCCGCCCGCCGGCCGCAGTCTACGTGGTCCTATTACCGACGGGTTACTGGGCAAGAGCCAGGGAACGGCGAAAGGGAGAGACGCATGCGCAGAACCCTGTGCCACCAGGCCCGCCTACTATGGCGACGGGAAGGGGCTGAACTCTCCACCCTGACCTCCTGACCTCATCCCAGAACCAATCAAATGGAGTCTAAAGCGGTTCGCTCCTGGGACACGCCCCTTGGAATCCTGGGCCCTCTGCCAGCCTGTGACAGGCGGCCAATGTCGGCCCAGCGCAAAGTGGGCGTGTCCTGGCAAGCCTTTTGCCTGCCTAGCAGTGCAGCCGCGCCCGAGCAGCGACTGGGAGAGCCAGGACCACCTGAAGCTGCAACAGTCCTCAAGCTTGAAGTTGCCCCTGGGGCAGCGCGCCCGTGTGCTCAGGGACCCACTCAGGAAGACAGGGTTCCTGGGTACCTCAGGGACAGAGTTGCTCTCCTCCGATCCAAACCGCAAgccacggggtgggggtggggggagtaggagggaggcgggcagggtaggggggtttgggggaggagtGCGCGGTGGAGGGGGATGGGGAAGCGGGACGGGGGCCCGGGTGGGGGCGGGCTTACGCCGACCTCACCCATGTGCACCTGCTGCAGAGTCACGGCTAAACTTGTGCCTTAGGCTTGAGCAGTTGTCAGGAATGCAGCCCTCCTCTGAGGAAGAGGTAGAGCACTTTCCTCGGCTAGCTGTCCAAGCCCCACGATGCAGCCCCAAGCCCAACCAGCCTGGAGCCCCTGGCCTACGGTCTGTCAGCCCTCGGCCTTTCCCCCGGCCCGTGGCTTAGAGCAGGCGCCCACGTAGCTAAGGATGTGCGCCTGCAGATGCACTTGCCAGAGGCACAGAGCTGTTCCTGCAAGTGTTTCAAGTGGACCAAAGTGCTCCTCCTGACCATTAGTTACTCCTACGTCCGGGCCGCCTAGCTCAGGTGGGCACACTCAGGTTAAGTGCCTGGACAGTTTCCACTGCTCACGCTCTTTCTCCTAGGATGTCTGCTGTTTCACACTGAGCACCTACCTCCCTTAGTCCTGACACACGCACAGAcccaccacaccccacccccccacaaacacacacaaacacgtgaCACAAGTACACCCATGCGTGCAACACACAGAGCCACAAATGCCAACAGGTGTTTCAGAGACTGAAGAACCAGTGGATCGCATGAAATGCATAGATGTCTTTATTTCTAACGGGAAAATGTTCATTCTGATCTTCAGATGTGAAATATAGAGAAGTCCATCTTCCATGAGGGAGAATCATGCCTAGATTTGGATACAGGAAGTATAGAGAACTCCTTATTTCATGGTGGACAGTCCTTGATTTATACATGAGAAATACAAGGAGTTAAGTATTTCACGAAGAAACAGTGGTGCCCAgaatttcatttatgaaatagagATAATTCCAATTCCATATTGGTTTGCCAGACCTTAATTTCACACTTCATGTCAGTAAAATTTCATTGAGATCTTCAT includes these proteins:
- the LOC133243868 gene encoding testis-specific Y-encoded protein 3-like isoform X1: MESETGPEEGGSTPGSWILVVSPGLHEGGALGPSSPVGAAEAMQAAGGAPGEEAALFWVEAVEEGAAVEEGEVAGLGQEFQLLVLDVMEEVEVVAYEEQEQVSSEEHVHDHPRPGALSDRPALEALAALQLELEPVNQKAQRAHARLKHKTSQRRKVHLEHRSAIIQGIRGFWVEVFMNHPQMSVLMSKQDADMLHFMTNLEVEEFRHPTRHCKITLSFRRNRYFQNEVIVKEYLMKVTGYHASRSTPVQWHQGFEQKAYRRRHHDSSVNFFNWFFDHNFTGSDWIAEIIIRDLWPNPLQYYVRRKAAPRKVPGEREEPDPPSF
- the LOC133243868 gene encoding testis-specific Y-encoded protein 3-like isoform X2, producing MESETGPEEGGSTPGSWILVVSPGLHEGGALGPSSPVGAAEAMQAAGGAPGEEAALFWVEAVEEGAAVEEGEVAGLGQEFQLLVLDVMEEVEVVAYEEQEQVSSEEHVHDHPRPGALSDRPALEALAALQLELEPVNQKAQRAHARLKHKTSQRRKVHLEHRSAIIQGIRGFWVEVVSLGVVLVEEFRHPTRHCKITLSFRRNRYFQNEVIVKEYLMKVTGYHASRSTPVQWHQGFEQKAYRRRHHDSSVNFFNWFFDHNFTGSDWIAEIIIRDLWPNPLQYYVRRKAAPRKVPGEREEPDPPSF